The genomic segment acaTGTTTGTCACTTTTGTTTGGTACTATTTAAGTCAATTAATTGTAAATAGGCCTTAGAAAATAGAAGCATTTGGAATGCATccaggaataaaaaaaacatattgaaTTAAAATTCTTATAGGGTCCACAGAAATAAAAATGCAAAAGCAGAACTTACTGTATCATTTTTAAGCTCCAACAAAACTTAAGTCAAGTTTGTGGGGTGATATTTTTAAAgactttctatattttttcacCCCTGTGGAACATCTCTGCTGACTTTCTTGCTGAATAAAATCATTATTAACAAAAAAGTGACCAGAATAAACCCTTGAGGTGCCACAGGCTACATGTGTTGCACTATTATACTCCTCCCCATCTCAAGCAAGAGTTATCATCCAGAGAGGAGGAAAAATAGTTATGCTTGCTTCACTAACACTCGAAAATCAACTTTAAGGTTTCCATATCATTGATTAAATCATCCTTCTGCATAAATTCATAAACGTAAGGTTGTTGTTCGGAGTTTGGTGAGCAATCAGTCACCAGCATTGTTCATAACAGCCATATGGAAACCAGCATTTAGAAATAGCAAATTACCTTACAACCTATCTTGTCTACTACAACTAGTTGTAGACCATCAAGTACTATGTATACATCATCTCAGCCATTGCAGACATGGGTTTTGGGATGTGCAACAATTGTTCAAAGTAGGCAGCCAGTTCTTCAGGAGTAGTGTCATCAAAGTTCACCTCTCCGTGTTGGGGTACCTTGGTGCACTGTGCCCTCCTGAACTGCCCACTGCAACTCTTAACCACACGGCTAGGTTCAGCCTTCTTGGGTCCATAACAAGATTTTGACATACTCAAATCTTGCATTTTTGAGAAAGGAACAACTTCATTGCTCTCTGCCGAATCAGAGTTTGCTGTTGACTTAAAGAGTTTGCCATGCCTGATAGTACCACTTTTGTAAACAAAGGTAGGAGTCTTGATTATTCTTCTGGGTGTTCTACATTGCCTTGAAGTTAGTTTACCACTTTGGAGACGTCTCATTTTGACCTTTTCTTTTAAGCGCTTCCTGAagataagaaaaatacattttttactACAGTTATTAAAATTATGCAAACCCttgttgacaaaaaaaaaaaatagctctTGGGCTTCCGCCATTCAAAATTAGTGAAGTGGATTCATTGGCCAGTTCTGAAATGGCTTTGAATCACAATAACCCTTCGAAAAGTAAATGACCAATGAAAAAACACCTAAGTGGTTTAGCAATTAAAAATTTGTTGATGACAGTCACAAGTCAATTGCGTGTGACTATGATTTTAGTTGCTACTGTAACTTTACAAAACTGGCTGTACAACGTACTTGGTACATGTgtactttttttcaaaatctcgTTTCCTTATCTTTCATAGCATAAtaatttgattgttttttttttcttaagaaTTTTCCATTGCAGATGTGTTTGATGACTGCAGTATTGTGACCAAATCAAACCTTTGGTATAATTAATTTGAATAATTAGTTGCTTACTCTGAGCCCTGCGAATGATTGGTCAAAGTAAGCGAGGGGTGCAAAATTGTCGTAGTACATTTTTCTTGAAACTGTTATGATCTATACTATTATAAGCGTTACATTTAACAGGCAAACGCTTTAGATTGGCTGAGCTGTAGTATGACATCAACCTGCACAAGTTTTGAGCTTTGGAAGACAGCAGAACATgataaaaacaccaaaatttGTTTGAGATAAACACAAGTACAAGTTCCTTTGCTGCGAGACAAAGGCGGAAAACAATAGAAGGGGGTTCTAGTATAAAGAA from the Nematostella vectensis chromosome 4, jaNemVect1.1, whole genome shotgun sequence genome contains:
- the LOC5519608 gene encoding uncharacterized protein LOC5519608 produces the protein MSLWPNNKINMAESSESELEESLYTTQNPNKPVEKTERDLQMIFKKLRVNYSPKRLKEKVKMRRLQSGKLTSRQCRTPRRIIKTPTFVYKSGTIRHGKLFKSTANSDSAESNEVVPFSKMQDLSMSKSCYGPKKAEPSRVVKSCSGQFRRAQCTKVPQHGEVNFDDTTPEELAAYFEQLLHIPKPMSAMAEMMYT